Proteins encoded in a region of the Chryseobacterium piperi genome:
- a CDS encoding DUF421 domain-containing protein gives MNSILDVVVRSLCVYLFMVIAIRLFGKNQLSQLNAGDVVLLLLISNAVQNAMVGPDTSLQGGLIAALVLFVANFLLKRLMFSNHSFETFMEEDPIILIKDGVVNEKGLNKVKITKDELEEAIREHGVEKIANVKLSILEVDGNISVVSEDDESKQTHYSRIKRKNKRKYH, from the coding sequence GTGAACTCCATTCTAGATGTAGTGGTACGCTCGCTTTGCGTTTACCTTTTTATGGTTATTGCAATCCGCTTGTTTGGTAAAAACCAGCTTTCTCAGCTTAATGCAGGGGATGTGGTTTTATTACTGCTTATTTCCAATGCGGTACAAAATGCAATGGTAGGGCCGGATACTTCTTTACAGGGCGGACTTATTGCTGCACTTGTTCTTTTTGTAGCTAATTTCCTCTTAAAAAGACTAATGTTTTCCAATCATTCCTTTGAGACTTTTATGGAAGAAGATCCTATAATTTTAATCAAAGACGGAGTGGTAAATGAAAAGGGGCTTAACAAAGTGAAAATTACTAAAGACGAGCTCGAAGAAGCAATACGAGAACATGGAGTGGAAAAGATTGCCAATGTGAAATTATCTATTCTGGAAGTTGATGGGAATATCAGTGTCGTGTCTGAAGATGATGAAAGTAAGCAAACCCACTATTCAAGAATCAAAAGAAAAAATAAAAGAAAATATCATTAA
- a CDS encoding GNAT family N-acetyltransferase, translated as MNYEIREMLPDDEVRVLEIFQQGIDGGIATFETEVPNREVWNTEFFNDCRWILENETSEVVGWAALKPVSKRECFKGVAEVSIYFDSNYQGKGLGSVLLKKLILDSENHGFWTLQSNIFPENEASIKFHQKNGFRTVGIRKKVGRLNGEWKDLVMLEKRSETVGFE; from the coding sequence ATGAACTACGAGATCAGAGAAATGCTTCCCGACGATGAGGTACGGGTTTTAGAAATATTTCAACAGGGGATAGACGGCGGTATTGCTACATTTGAGACCGAAGTGCCTAATAGAGAAGTCTGGAATACGGAATTTTTTAACGATTGCAGATGGATATTGGAGAACGAAACCAGTGAAGTGGTGGGATGGGCTGCTTTGAAACCGGTAAGCAAAAGAGAATGTTTTAAAGGTGTGGCCGAAGTAAGCATTTATTTTGATTCTAATTACCAGGGAAAGGGTTTGGGTTCAGTCTTGCTGAAAAAGTTGATTTTAGACAGCGAAAACCATGGTTTCTGGACATTGCAATCTAACATCTTTCCCGAAAATGAAGCTTCGATAAAATTTCATCAGAAAAATGGATTCAGAACAGTAGGAATTCGAAAGAAAGTAGGGAGGCTGAACGGAGAATGGAAAGATCTGGTTATGCTTGAAAAAAGAAGTGAAACAGTTGGATTTGAGTAG
- a CDS encoding DUF4286 family protein: protein MSVLSITFHCTKNNLEKWENYMDETLVLMTENLMDVSKYILSEVHSDYIEDGKNYNLLLIFDNDDLRSDFIKSELVNIAEIVEKKFGDEVIIFNTFLNPKKSRM from the coding sequence ATGAGCGTATTAAGTATAACTTTCCACTGTACAAAAAATAATCTGGAGAAATGGGAAAATTATATGGACGAAACATTGGTTTTAATGACTGAAAATCTCATGGATGTCAGTAAATATATTCTTTCTGAAGTACATAGTGATTATATCGAAGATGGAAAAAATTATAACCTTCTTTTGATATTCGATAATGATGATCTCCGGAGTGATTTCATTAAAAGCGAATTGGTGAATATTGCTGAAATAGTAGAAAAAAAGTTTGGCGACGAAGTTATTATTTTCAATACCTTCCTGAATCCAAAAAAATCAAGAATGTAA
- the gyrA gene encoding DNA gyrase subunit A — MQKEGERLIPINIVDEMKSSYIDYSMSVIVSRALPDVRDGLKPVHRRVLYGMYGLGVFSNRKYLKSARIVGDVLGKYHPHGDSSVYDAMVRMAQPWSLRYPQVDGQGNFGSMDGDPPAAMRYTEARLKKISDDILADLDKETVDFQNNFDDSLQEPTVMPTKIPNLLVNGTSGIAVGMATNMAPHNLSESVDAITAYIDNKDITIDELMQHIVAPDFPTGGIIYGYDGVRDAFHTGRGRVVLRAKVSFEEIGNRNAIIVTEIPYQVNKAEMIARTAELVKDEKIPGIYEIRDESDRNGLRVVYELKNDAIPNVVLNLLYKYTSLQTSFSVNNIALVHGRPEQLNLKDIIHHFVEHRHEVVIRRTQFELRKAKERAHILEGFMKVIGTQDSLDKAISIIRHSANPQAAKEGLIQEFDLSELQAQAILDLRLARLTGMELDKIRDEYDAIMKEIQNLEDILANESRRFEIIKEELLEVKEKYGDERRTEIDYSGGEMSIEDIIPNESVVLTISHAGYIKRTLLSEYKIQSRGGVGNRAATTRDEDFLEYIVSATNHQYMLFFTEKGRCYWLRVFEIPEGSKTAKGRAVQNLINIEPDDKIKAYIRTNNLKDSEYVNQMSVVMVTKNGTIKKTSLEAYSRPRVNGVNAIEIRDNDQLLSAYLTNGTSEIMIATKNGKCIRFPEEKVREVGRGSIGVRGIMMEDNDEVIGMIVVNDVENETVLVVSEKGYGKRTAVEDYRITNRGGKGVITLNITEKTGNLIAIQNVTDEDGLMIINKSGVAIRMNMDEMRVMGRNTQGVRMINLKKNDEIAAIAKVAMDKDVEEDLEENGEGVDVPAENGNPELNATPQLNNNSENDTPAEDAENSDSEE, encoded by the coding sequence ATGCAAAAAGAAGGAGAAAGACTAATTCCTATCAACATTGTTGATGAAATGAAGTCATCTTATATCGATTATTCGATGTCAGTTATCGTTTCCAGAGCGTTACCTGATGTAAGAGATGGCTTGAAACCCGTTCATAGAAGAGTGCTTTATGGTATGTATGGATTAGGGGTTTTTTCTAATAGAAAATACTTAAAATCTGCGAGAATTGTTGGGGATGTATTAGGTAAATACCACCCGCATGGAGACTCCTCTGTTTATGATGCAATGGTAAGAATGGCTCAGCCTTGGAGCTTACGTTATCCTCAGGTTGACGGCCAGGGTAACTTTGGTTCAATGGATGGTGACCCGCCAGCGGCAATGCGTTATACCGAGGCAAGATTGAAAAAGATCTCTGACGATATACTTGCTGATCTTGACAAAGAAACTGTTGATTTTCAGAATAACTTCGATGATAGCTTACAGGAACCTACTGTAATGCCTACCAAAATTCCAAATCTTTTAGTAAACGGAACTTCGGGTATCGCTGTTGGTATGGCAACGAATATGGCGCCACACAACTTATCTGAATCAGTAGATGCTATTACTGCCTATATTGATAACAAAGATATTACTATCGATGAATTGATGCAGCACATTGTTGCTCCGGATTTTCCAACAGGTGGAATTATTTATGGATATGACGGAGTAAGAGATGCATTCCATACAGGGAGAGGAAGAGTCGTTCTTAGAGCAAAAGTAAGCTTCGAAGAAATAGGAAACAGAAATGCTATTATCGTTACTGAAATTCCTTACCAGGTAAACAAAGCTGAAATGATTGCCAGAACAGCTGAGTTAGTGAAAGATGAAAAGATTCCTGGAATTTATGAGATAAGAGATGAATCCGATAGAAATGGACTTCGTGTCGTTTATGAATTAAAGAACGATGCTATTCCGAATGTTGTATTGAATCTATTATATAAATATACATCACTTCAGACATCTTTCAGTGTTAATAATATTGCTTTAGTACATGGAAGACCGGAGCAGCTGAATTTAAAAGATATTATTCATCACTTTGTAGAGCACAGACATGAGGTTGTTATAAGAAGAACTCAATTCGAGCTTAGGAAAGCAAAGGAAAGAGCACATATCTTGGAAGGATTCATGAAGGTGATCGGTACACAGGATTCATTAGATAAAGCTATTTCTATTATTCGTCACAGTGCTAATCCTCAGGCTGCAAAAGAAGGCTTAATTCAGGAGTTTGATCTTTCAGAACTTCAGGCACAGGCAATTCTGGATCTTCGTTTGGCTCGTTTAACCGGAATGGAACTTGATAAGATCCGTGATGAGTATGACGCAATTATGAAAGAGATTCAGAATTTGGAAGATATTCTGGCAAATGAAAGCAGAAGATTCGAAATTATTAAAGAAGAACTATTAGAAGTAAAAGAAAAATACGGAGACGAAAGAAGAACTGAAATCGATTATTCAGGTGGAGAGATGTCAATTGAAGACATTATTCCAAACGAATCGGTAGTTCTTACGATTTCTCATGCCGGATATATCAAAAGAACTTTACTTTCAGAATACAAAATTCAAAGTAGAGGAGGTGTAGGAAACAGAGCTGCAACAACAAGGGATGAAGACTTCCTGGAGTACATTGTTTCTGCGACGAACCACCAATACATGTTATTCTTTACAGAAAAAGGAAGATGTTATTGGCTAAGAGTATTTGAAATTCCGGAAGGTTCTAAAACAGCAAAAGGAAGAGCTGTTCAGAATCTGATCAACATCGAACCGGATGATAAGATCAAAGCATACATCAGAACAAACAACCTAAAAGATTCTGAGTACGTGAATCAGATGAGCGTTGTGATGGTTACCAAAAATGGAACAATCAAGAAAACGTCACTAGAAGCTTACTCTAGACCTAGGGTTAATGGAGTAAATGCGATTGAAATCAGAGATAATGATCAATTGTTATCTGCTTATTTAACAAACGGAACTTCTGAGATCATGATCGCTACTAAGAATGGTAAATGTATCCGTTTCCCTGAAGAGAAAGTAAGAGAAGTAGGTAGAGGTTCTATCGGGGTTCGTGGTATTATGATGGAGGATAATGATGAGGTAATTGGTATGATTGTTGTGAACGATGTAGAGAACGAAACCGTTTTAGTTGTTTCTGAAAAAGGATACGGTAAGAGAACTGCCGTAGAAGATTACAGAATTACAAACAGAGGAGGGAAAGGAGTGATCACTCTTAACATTACCGAAAAAACCGGAAATCTTATCGCTATTCAGAATGTAACTGATGAAGATGGACTGATGATTATCAATAAGTCTGGTGTTGCTATTCGTATGAATATGGATGAGATGAGAGTAATGGGTAGAAATACTCAGGGAGTGAGAATGATTAATCTTAAGAAAAATGATGAAATTGCAGCGATTGCAAAAGTAGCAATGGATAAGGATGTTGAGGAAGATTTGGAAGAAAATGGAGAAGGAGTAGATGTACCTGCTGAAAATGGCAATCCGGAGCTTAATGCAACACCTCAATTGAATAATAATTCAGAAAATGATACCCCGGCAGAAGATGCTGAGAATTCTGATTCTGAAGAATAA
- a CDS encoding tetratricopeptide repeat protein has product MKKLILSIAIISSAFVFGQKKDVNAQLQDANKAAMDAYNAKNYAVAAPKFLEVYNLLKTNGQDDKVYMYYAGLNYALANNIDEATKIYTELINSGYTGVQTNYTAKDKKTGQVATYDKATWEMLKKSADYSDFKTEQTPSVEPDLYETLSTLLLNAKKNDEALAIIEKGLAKFPNNAKLKDFQSTAYYQSGNTDKFITTLKEQLAKNPNDATNWYNLGVMQSKNPASAADAEASFKKAIELKPDFANGYQNLVYTIIGEDDKAVNEINTLRKTKPDDATKLIEARKERFNKALPYAESWYKALPNDINAVTMLKEIYSITKDQAKMAEMKAKEAELQAKAK; this is encoded by the coding sequence ATGAAAAAGCTAATTTTAAGTATAGCGATCATTTCTTCAGCTTTTGTTTTTGGACAGAAGAAAGACGTAAATGCTCAGCTACAAGATGCTAACAAGGCAGCTATGGATGCATACAATGCAAAAAACTATGCTGTTGCGGCTCCAAAGTTTTTAGAAGTTTATAACTTGTTGAAAACTAATGGTCAAGATGATAAAGTATATATGTATTATGCAGGGCTTAATTACGCTTTAGCTAATAATATTGACGAAGCTACCAAAATATATACTGAACTGATCAATTCAGGATATACAGGAGTTCAAACCAACTACACGGCAAAAGATAAAAAGACAGGTCAGGTAGCTACCTATGATAAAGCAACATGGGAAATGTTGAAAAAATCAGCTGATTATTCTGATTTCAAAACAGAACAAACTCCAAGTGTTGAGCCTGATTTATATGAAACTTTATCTACTTTGCTTTTAAATGCAAAGAAAAATGATGAAGCTTTAGCTATTATTGAAAAGGGGTTAGCTAAATTCCCTAATAATGCGAAGTTGAAAGATTTCCAAAGTACAGCTTATTATCAGTCAGGAAATACAGATAAGTTTATTACTACGCTTAAAGAACAGTTAGCAAAAAATCCTAATGATGCTACCAACTGGTATAATCTGGGAGTAATGCAGTCTAAAAACCCTGCAAGTGCTGCTGATGCTGAAGCTTCTTTCAAGAAAGCTATCGAGTTGAAACCAGACTTTGCTAATGGTTATCAGAATTTAGTATATACTATAATCGGAGAAGATGATAAAGCAGTCAATGAAATCAATACACTTAGAAAAACTAAGCCGGATGATGCGACTAAACTGATTGAGGCAAGAAAGGAAAGATTCAACAAGGCTTTACCTTATGCTGAAAGCTGGTATAAAGCACTTCCTAATGATATCAATGCTGTTACTATGTTAAAAGAGATTTACAGCATTACTAAAGATCAGGCTAAAATGGCTGAAATGAAAGCTAAAGAAGCTGAACTTCAGGCAAAAGCTAAATAA
- a CDS encoding 1,4-dihydroxy-2-naphthoyl-CoA synthase — MIEWKTAKEYEDITYKKCNGVARIAFNRPEIRNAFRPKTTSELYDAFYDAYEDSSIGVVLLSGEGPSPKDGGWAFCSGGDQKARGHQGYVGEDGRHRLNILEVQRLIRFMPKVVIAVVPGWAVGGGHSLHVVCDLTLASKEHAIFKQTDADVTSFDGGYGSAYLAKMVGQKKAREIFFLGRNYSAQEALEMGMVNAVIPHAELEDTAYEWAQEILAKSPTSIRMLKFAMNLTDDGMVGQQVFAGEATRLAYMTEEAKEGRNAFLEKRKPDFGDNQWIS, encoded by the coding sequence ATGATTGAGTGGAAAACCGCCAAAGAATACGAAGATATTACCTATAAAAAATGTAATGGTGTAGCGAGAATTGCGTTCAACAGACCGGAAATTCGTAACGCTTTCAGACCTAAGACAACTTCTGAATTATATGATGCTTTTTATGATGCTTATGAAGACTCCTCAATAGGGGTTGTTTTGCTTTCAGGAGAAGGACCGAGTCCCAAAGACGGAGGCTGGGCTTTCTGTAGCGGAGGTGATCAGAAAGCGAGAGGACATCAGGGATATGTAGGAGAGGATGGAAGACATCGTTTGAATATTCTGGAAGTTCAGCGTCTGATTCGTTTTATGCCTAAGGTAGTCATCGCGGTTGTTCCGGGCTGGGCTGTTGGTGGCGGACATTCACTTCATGTGGTTTGCGATCTTACTTTAGCAAGTAAAGAACATGCTATTTTTAAACAAACCGATGCTGATGTTACCAGTTTTGATGGTGGATATGGTTCCGCTTATCTGGCCAAAATGGTGGGTCAGAAAAAAGCTCGTGAGATTTTCTTTTTAGGAAGAAACTATTCTGCTCAAGAGGCATTAGAAATGGGAATGGTGAATGCGGTGATTCCTCATGCTGAATTAGAAGATACTGCTTACGAATGGGCACAGGAAATCCTGGCCAAGTCTCCGACTTCTATCAGAATGCTGAAATTTGCAATGAACTTAACAGATGATGGTATGGTTGGGCAGCAGGTTTTTGCAGGAGAAGCAACCCGTTTAGCTTACATGACTGAAGAAGCGAAAGAAGGAAGAAATGCATTCCTTGAAAAAAGAAAACCGGATTTCGGGGATAATCAATGGATATCTTAA
- the menA gene encoding 1,4-dihydroxy-2-naphthoate octaprenyltransferase: MKDWIKAARLRTLPLSLSGIIMGSFIAKWKLYGEGGTWDWKIFALALLVTLLYQILSNYANDYGDGVKGTDAKRINEAEARAVASGRITAKQMKNAVIIFSALSFIATIVLLYVAFIPEYMNEFYIFIGLGVASILAAIGYTVGKKPYGYMGLGDLFVFIFFGLVSVCGSYFLFTKTFSWDILLPGTAVGMMSMAVLNLNNMRDIESDRLSGKNSLALRLGFKNAMIYEMILLQLPLVLILIFFGINGFIQSQNYYVFIVMILLIPFAKLRRKIMSVKEPKELDQYLKQVGILTFTMAVLTAIGLNFFN, encoded by the coding sequence ATGAAAGACTGGATAAAAGCCGCTAGGCTGAGAACTTTACCGCTTTCTTTAAGCGGAATTATTATGGGAAGCTTCATCGCCAAATGGAAACTGTATGGTGAAGGAGGAACCTGGGACTGGAAGATTTTTGCATTGGCACTTTTGGTAACTTTATTGTATCAGATTTTGTCAAACTATGCCAATGATTATGGAGACGGGGTAAAAGGAACGGATGCAAAAAGAATTAATGAGGCAGAAGCAAGAGCTGTAGCTTCGGGAAGAATTACCGCAAAGCAAATGAAGAACGCGGTCATTATATTTTCTGCACTATCTTTTATAGCAACAATCGTTTTGTTGTATGTTGCTTTTATTCCTGAATATATGAATGAGTTTTATATTTTTATAGGATTAGGAGTAGCAAGTATTCTGGCAGCAATCGGATATACGGTTGGGAAAAAACCATATGGCTATATGGGCTTGGGAGACCTTTTTGTATTTATCTTTTTTGGCTTGGTTTCAGTATGTGGAAGTTATTTCCTTTTTACGAAAACATTCAGCTGGGATATTTTATTGCCCGGAACGGCTGTAGGAATGATGAGTATGGCAGTTCTTAATCTTAATAACATGAGAGATATAGAAAGTGACAGGTTATCAGGAAAAAATAGCCTGGCATTAAGATTAGGCTTTAAAAATGCGATGATCTATGAGATGATCCTGTTGCAGCTTCCCCTTGTTTTAATTCTTATTTTTTTTGGAATAAATGGCTTTATACAATCACAAAATTATTACGTTTTCATTGTAATGATTCTGTTAATTCCTTTTGCTAAGTTGAGAAGAAAAATAATGTCGGTAAAAGAGCCTAAAGAGCTTGATCAATATTTGAAACAAGTGGGGATTCTCACTTTTACTATGGCTGTTCTTACAGCAATCGGACTTAATTTTTTTAACTAA
- a CDS encoding SRPBCC family protein, with the protein MSTPVYVEAQMLIRKPVEDVFEVFINPELTTQFWFTKSTGRLEEGKTITWEWEMYGVKNNVTVHEIIPNRLIKTEWGDPSSNVDYEFKEMEKGTLVVIKSYGFTQTGEELLKTINDNTGGFTTVLDGCKAYLEHGINLRLIEDKFPQK; encoded by the coding sequence ATGAGTACTCCTGTTTATGTTGAAGCTCAGATGCTTATCAGAAAACCGGTTGAAGATGTTTTTGAAGTATTTATCAATCCTGAACTGACGACTCAATTTTGGTTTACAAAGTCCACCGGAAGGCTGGAAGAAGGTAAAACCATTACTTGGGAATGGGAAATGTATGGTGTGAAAAATAATGTCACTGTTCATGAAATCATTCCCAATCGATTGATCAAAACAGAGTGGGGAGATCCATCAAGTAATGTGGATTATGAATTTAAGGAAATGGAGAAAGGAACGCTGGTTGTGATTAAGAGCTATGGATTTACGCAGACGGGAGAAGAACTTCTAAAAACAATTAATGACAATACCGGTGGATTTACAACCGTTTTGGATGGATGTAAAGCGTATCTGGAACATGGAATTAATTTAAGATTGATTGAAGATAAGTTTCCTCAGAAATAG
- a CDS encoding metal-dependent hydrolase, translating to MKIQFLGQNCFLFTYKDKTILSDPFYNYKKAESGFDISAQKIDYILLTHAHGDHIADVVEVLEHHPDATVIGVPEVCAYFKTAKNKDDVNLGGSAKIDDLKISMVPAHHTSSFPDGSYGGVPVGYIFRLPEGKNVYLAGDTGVMADMELFPRLYGKLDLSILPIGSHYTMCPRKAAFAAAELLKTPKVIGCHFDTFPAIEINHESALKHFSDKNVELVLPKLGEEFEF from the coding sequence ATGAAAATACAATTTTTAGGACAAAACTGTTTTTTGTTTACATACAAAGACAAGACGATTTTAAGCGACCCTTTTTATAATTATAAAAAAGCAGAGTCGGGATTTGATATTTCGGCACAGAAAATCGATTATATTTTATTAACACATGCTCACGGAGATCATATTGCGGATGTAGTGGAAGTATTGGAGCACCATCCGGATGCCACTGTAATCGGGGTGCCTGAGGTTTGCGCTTATTTCAAAACAGCAAAAAATAAAGATGATGTAAACTTAGGGGGATCGGCAAAAATCGACGATCTTAAAATTTCTATGGTTCCGGCTCACCATACAAGTTCGTTCCCGGATGGAAGCTATGGAGGCGTTCCTGTGGGGTATATCTTCAGGTTACCTGAGGGAAAGAATGTTTATTTGGCAGGTGATACAGGAGTAATGGCTGATATGGAATTATTTCCAAGATTATACGGAAAGCTTGATTTATCCATTTTACCAATTGGAAGCCATTATACAATGTGTCCGAGAAAAGCAGCATTTGCAGCAGCAGAATTATTGAAAACTCCAAAAGTAATCGGATGTCATTTTGATACATTTCCAGCGATTGAGATCAATCATGAAAGTGCATTAAAACATTTTAGTGATAAAAATGTTGAACTTGTTTTGCCGAAATTGGGAGAGGAGTTTGAATTTTAA
- a CDS encoding DUF4199 domain-containing protein, translating to MTKSPSTLGIILFIATMIVFFIAYFFFSGIQYFDTSLKINAFVLPVLYAGVAFWSVKSHWNNHKMGFREAFKRSFVPMFIGGILSIFSIYAFLNFVDTDAKKLLNYQYVERQKSELDTEYQSARKILKHQKDIDELDQKYNERVQSFSPEAVKGKDMLTASHFSGYFAAILIFYVVLSLFFGAFFRTKTIHQ from the coding sequence ATGACGAAAAGTCCATCCACATTAGGAATTATACTATTTATCGCTACAATGATTGTTTTTTTTATAGCGTACTTCTTCTTCTCAGGAATTCAGTATTTTGATACATCACTCAAAATCAATGCATTCGTATTACCCGTTCTCTATGCCGGTGTTGCATTCTGGTCGGTAAAATCCCACTGGAACAATCATAAAATGGGTTTTAGAGAAGCTTTTAAAAGATCTTTCGTTCCCATGTTTATTGGCGGAATTCTTTCCATCTTCAGCATTTATGCATTCTTAAATTTTGTTGATACAGATGCTAAAAAGCTGTTGAATTACCAATATGTTGAAAGACAAAAATCAGAGCTGGATACAGAGTATCAGTCTGCAAGAAAAATTTTAAAACATCAAAAAGATATTGATGAGCTGGATCAAAAATATAATGAGCGGGTTCAAAGCTTTTCTCCGGAAGCGGTTAAAGGAAAAGATATGCTTACAGCAAGTCATTTTTCAGGATATTTTGCAGCAATTCTTATATTTTACGTAGTTTTGTCACTGTTTTTCGGAGCGTTTTTCAGAACAAAAACGATTCACCAATAA
- a CDS encoding glycosyltransferase family 2 protein → MNLSIIIPLLNEEASLEELFSRIDTVCKTNNLSYEVWFVDDGSTDLSWNIIENMKVQYPQIHGIKFSRNYGKSQALHAAFERANGEVVVTMDADLQDFPEEIPELYKMVIEDNYDIVSGWKKKRFDNVMTKNVPSKLFNAAARKVSGVELHDFNCGLKAYKKQVVKSIDVYGDMHRYIPVLAANAGFRRITEKEVQHQARPYGTSKFGTERFIRGFLDLVTLWFVSRFGGRPMHFFGAVGTIMFILGFLSALWLGVSKLIDVSRGIYGHLITNNPWFFIALTMMIMGTLLFIAGFLGEMIIRTNREHKNYNIDEVI, encoded by the coding sequence ATGAATTTATCTATAATTATTCCGCTATTGAATGAGGAAGCCTCTCTGGAAGAATTGTTTTCCAGGATTGATACTGTTTGCAAAACAAACAATTTATCATATGAAGTTTGGTTTGTAGATGACGGAAGTACAGATTTATCGTGGAATATTATTGAGAACATGAAGGTTCAGTATCCTCAGATTCACGGTATTAAATTTTCCAGAAATTATGGAAAGTCCCAGGCGCTCCATGCTGCTTTTGAAAGAGCGAACGGGGAAGTGGTTGTTACCATGGATGCTGATTTACAAGACTTTCCTGAAGAGATTCCGGAATTATACAAAATGGTCATTGAAGACAATTATGATATTGTATCAGGTTGGAAGAAAAAACGTTTTGATAACGTAATGACGAAAAACGTTCCTTCTAAACTGTTTAATGCAGCAGCAAGAAAAGTTTCTGGTGTGGAACTTCATGATTTCAATTGTGGCCTAAAAGCCTATAAAAAACAGGTGGTTAAATCCATTGATGTTTACGGAGACATGCACAGATATATCCCTGTTTTAGCTGCTAATGCAGGATTCAGAAGAATTACAGAAAAAGAAGTTCAACATCAGGCACGACCTTACGGAACTTCAAAATTCGGAACCGAAAGATTTATCCGTGGTTTCCTTGATTTAGTAACTCTTTGGTTTGTAAGTCGTTTTGGCGGAAGGCCTATGCATTTCTTCGGTGCAGTGGGAACAATTATGTTCATTTTGGGTTTTCTTTCTGCACTTTGGCTGGGAGTTTCAAAATTAATTGATGTATCAAGAGGTATTTACGGACATCTGATCACCAATAATCCATGGTTTTTTATTGCACTTACCATGATGATTATGGGAACACTTCTTTTTATCGCAGGATTCTTAGGTGAAATGATCATCAGAACCAACAGAGAGCATAAAAACTATAATATTGATGAAGTGATATAG
- a CDS encoding GIN domain-containing protein, which yields MLKRNYYLLILIFVLSSCGKIAPKGNIEKKDIDVSEFVNLDLEGKFRVFYARGPKNFVEIETYPNIAGNLKVDVKDKTLLIKEKRGTKRVDFYNVTIYSKYNLEKVSISDSVEMNISSEIKTDNFKLNLKNNATFIGSVNTRRAEVEMVNRSRANFLGETKNAVIKISDTASLIAPYWKITNLNIDSKNGNYAEVNVKDSLKGHIQNTAKFLYYNDPIRAFKIDKTTRVENKRLE from the coding sequence ATGCTTAAAAGAAATTATTATTTATTAATCTTGATTTTTGTACTTTCTTCTTGCGGAAAAATAGCTCCCAAAGGAAATATTGAGAAAAAAGATATTGATGTTTCAGAATTTGTGAATCTGGATCTTGAAGGAAAGTTTAGGGTCTTTTATGCAAGAGGTCCCAAAAACTTTGTGGAAATAGAGACATATCCCAATATTGCTGGAAACCTGAAAGTTGATGTAAAAGACAAAACCCTTTTAATCAAGGAAAAAAGAGGAACAAAAAGAGTGGATTTTTATAATGTAACCATTTACTCTAAATACAATCTTGAGAAAGTTTCTATTTCAGATTCTGTAGAAATGAACATTTCTAGCGAAATAAAAACCGATAATTTTAAGCTTAATCTTAAGAATAATGCTACATTTATAGGTTCAGTGAATACAAGAAGAGCAGAAGTAGAGATGGTGAACAGAAGTAGAGCGAACTTTTTAGGAGAAACAAAAAATGCTGTAATCAAAATTTCTGATACCGCAAGTTTAATAGCTCCCTACTGGAAAATCACCAATCTGAACATTGATTCCAAAAATGGAAATTACGCTGAAGTTAATGTAAAAGATTCTTTGAAAGGTCACATCCAGAATACAGCTAAATTTCTTTATTATAATGATCCGATCCGTGCTTTTAAAATTGATAAAACGACGAGGGTTGAGAATAAGAGACTGGAATAG
- a CDS encoding four helix bundle protein, whose amino-acid sequence MSFKFEKLIIWQKSMDFGEKIFNLSQNFPKDEAFNLTSQIRRASDSIALNISEGSILQSKPEFKKFLGYSIRSLAEVVTCLYKSKNRKYISEENFNEVYMESYHLMNQIIAFRNQIKE is encoded by the coding sequence ATGAGTTTTAAATTTGAGAAATTAATTATCTGGCAAAAATCTATGGACTTTGGTGAGAAAATTTTTAATTTATCTCAAAATTTTCCAAAAGATGAGGCTTTTAATTTAACTTCACAAATTCGGAGAGCTTCGGATTCTATTGCTCTTAACATTTCAGAAGGAAGCATTTTGCAATCAAAACCGGAGTTTAAAAAATTTTTAGGATATTCTATTCGTTCTCTGGCTGAAGTAGTAACCTGCCTTTATAAAAGTAAAAATAGAAAATACATTTCTGAAGAGAACTTTAATGAAGTGTATATGGAGAGTTATCATTTGATGAATCAAATTATAGCTTTCCGAAATCAAATAAAAGAATAA